Genomic DNA from Selenomonas sp. oral taxon 126:
CTGAAGATACCGCCGAAGACGCCGAAGAATTCGCGGAGATAGGTGCGCGTCAGACGATAGCTTCCCTGATCGAATATCCTCCATGCGGAGAGGACGCGAACCGTGAGAATCAGTGACCATATTGCTCCGCCCACAGTCCCGAGTGCGGCACCGAGTACGCCCAGTGCGGGGAATGGTCCGAGACCAAAGATCAGCAGCGCGTTGAGTATGACGTTGACGACATTTCCCTGTATGTTGATCGAGAGAACACGCATGGATTCGCCGCGACCAAACATGACCGCCTGCATCAGCACCGTAACCGATGTGATGAATACGGCAGGAAGCGTCCAGAGACCATAGATCATCGCGTCGGGAAGGTAGTCCTGCTGTGCCCCCATCCAGATCAGGATGGAATCGAGATGAATGAAAAATCCGATATGCGCAAGTCCCAGAAAGACAACGACCAATACCATTGTCTTTTTTAGAATATCCCCGTAGGTATCGTGCCGATCTTGTCCAAACCGCTCCGCAATCAGGATGGTCACAGCTGCTGCTACCGAACGTGCAACGGTGAGCAGCATCATACGCGGCTGCGTAAAGATGCTGACGGCTGCAATCGCCCCCGTCCCGAGCGTTCCAACCATGATGATATCCGCATTGCTGAGGAAGATCATAAGAACGCCTTCCAGCGCTGCAGGTAGACCGATCCGCAAATAGTTTCTGTCGTAGGATGTCAGCACGATATTATCCCCCATTTGATCCCATGATTCCAAATCAACAAACTATCATACAATGATAATTCTTGTCAACCATATATGAATATGAATTGACAACTT
This window encodes:
- a CDS encoding MATE family efflux transporter; translated protein: MLTSYDRNYLRIGLPAALEGVLMIFLSNADIIMVGTLGTGAIAAVSIFTQPRMMLLTVARSVAAAVTILIAERFGQDRHDTYGDILKKTMVLVVVFLGLAHIGFFIHLDSILIWMGAQQDYLPDAMIYGLWTLPAVFITSVTVLMQAVMFGRGESMRVLSINIQGNVVNVILNALLIFGLGPFPALGVLGAALGTVGGAIWSLILTVRVLSAWRIFDQGSYRLTRTYLREFFGVFGGIFSEQGFERIGMVVYTRMVAELGTIPYAVHAIAMNFCDFYYNFCNGMGKSSTVLAGHNKDQQKRNEWRCYLWTGMRWSLIFSTVAFLVTYVLREQIFGVYAHDPELLPLGSLIIAYVAVVSFPEAYQMVCAGILRASGKTTQVAAYSFISITIVRPIITYILLYEFHMGLEGAWLSLALDQSMRAICAAILLRKVYHERNSKHALNPC